A portion of the Aphelocoma coerulescens isolate FSJ_1873_10779 chromosome 1, UR_Acoe_1.0, whole genome shotgun sequence genome contains these proteins:
- the SLCO2B1 gene encoding solute carrier organic anion transporter family member 2B1 isoform X1, which produces MAPALRAEENFRSQRQWDEDRESPGTADRMTSTAPRSSCPDVARKTLCRSPFLSIKFFVFCHGLLQLSQLLVSGYLKSSISTIERRYGLSSQTSGLLASFNEVGNTLLIVFVSYFGSRVHRPRLIGCGAILVSLAGFLMSLPHFITGPYEYDQSVASTFSNTTDLCQPGAPGAGANLSAASCTPHASRENHEVLLVMFMAQALLGIGGVPIQPFGISYIDDFASERNSPLYLGILFSVTVIGPGVAFMLGSAMLRFYVDIDKVGAAEVQLTNKDPRWVGAWWLGFLVAASLVAVSALPYFFFPREMPKEVVRGKDSGSKKREDVLSQLRSRSKHTENLSLPEFIRRFPVVLLRNLRHPVYLLVVLAQVNISAMVAGLATFMGKFLERQFSLTASLANMIIGAVNIPGAMVGIVVGGAILKRFQMSLRQCSALCVLGMLLCLLGAFPLLFLGCPTQKVAGVTYWDSSGFGHHNMECNAQCRCPEKGFNPVCGSNGVEYTSPCSAGCRNVNIDTNNSVLNYTECSCIPGPGLARPGTCGTGCSHLFVPFVVLSCLAGILASTSHTPSFMLILRSIQPEDKSFAVGIQFMLLRVLAWMPGPVLYGSAIDTTCILWESRCDRRAACRYYDNTLFRQRYLGLQFFFEVGAFLCFGAVYLILSKQEREASQAQETKAEPEKEKLSGDSIKTPESKV; this is translated from the exons TTCTTTGTGTTCTGCCACgggctgctgcagctctcccagctcctggtCTCCGGCTACCTGAAGAGCTCCATCTCCACCATCGAGAGACGCTACGGCCTCTCCAGCCAGACCTCAGGGCTGCTCGCTTCCTTCAATGAG gttgGGAACACGCTGCTGATTGTCTTCGTCAGCTACTTCGGCAGCCGCGTGCACCGGCCGCGCCTCATCGGCTGCGGGGCCATCCTCGTGTCCCTGGCCGGCTTCCTCATGTCCCTGCCCCACTTCATTACAGGGCCCTACGAGTACGACCAGTCTGTGGCCA GCACCTTCAGCAACACCACGGACCTGTGccagcccggggccccgggggcCGGGGCCAACCTGAGCGCTGCCAGCTGCACCCCCCACGCCTCCAGGGAGAACCACGAGGTTCTCCTGGTCATGTTCATGGcccaggcactgctgggcaTCGGCGGCGTGCCCATCCAGCCCTTTGGCATCTCCTACATCGACGACTTCGCCAGTGAGAGGAACTCCCCCCTCTACCTGG GAATCCTGTTCTCCGTGACGGTCATTGGCCCGGGGGTGGCCTTCATGCTGGGCTCTGCCATGCTGAGGTTCTACGTGGACATCGACAAAGTGGGTGCAG CTGAGGTGCAGCTCACCAACAAGGACCCGCGCTGGGTCGGGGCCTGGTGGCTTGGGTTCCTGGTGGCCGCCAGCCTGGTGGCCGTGTCTGCCCTGCCCTACTTCTTCTTCCCTCGGGAAATGCCGAAAGAG gtggtGAGAGGGAAGGACAGTGGCAGCAAGAAGAGGGAGGACGTGCTGAGCCAGCTCAGGTCGAGATCCAAGCATACGGAGAACCTCTCCCTACCGGAGTTCATCAGAC GTttccctgtggtgctgctgaGGAACCTGCGGCACCCCGTGTACCTGCTGGTGGTGCTGGCTCAGGTCAACATCTCTGCCATGGTTGCTGGGTTAGCAACGTTCATGGGCAAGTTCCTGGAGAGACAATTCTCCCTCACAGCGTCCCTGGCCAACATGATCATTG GTGCCGTGAACATCCCCGGGGCCATGGTGGGGATTGTGGTGGGCGGTGCCATCCTGAAGCGGTTCCAGATGTCCCTGAGGCAGTGCAGTGCCCTGTGTGTGCTGGGcatgctgctctgcctgctcgGGGCCTTTCCCCTGCTCTTCCTGGGCTGCCCCACGCAGAAGGTGGCCGGTGTCACCTACTGGGACAG CTCTGGGTTTGGGCACCACAACATGGAGTGCAACGCGCAGTGTCGCTGCCCCGAGAAGGGCTTCAACCCCGTCTGTGGCTCCAACGGCGTGGAATACACctccccctgctctgctggctgcaggaATGTGAACATCGACACAAACAACTCAGTCCTG AACTACACCGAGTGCAGCTGCATCCCGGGACCGGGGCTCGCCAGGCCGGGCACCTGCGGCACCGGCTGCTCGCACCTCTTCGTGCCCTTCGTGGTCCTGTCCTGCCTGGCGGGGATCCTCGCCAGCACATCCCACACGCCGTCCTTCATGCTCATCCTCAG GAGCATCCAGCCTGAAGACAAATCATTTGCTGTTGGGATACAGTTCATGCTGCTGAGAGTTTTAG CGTGGATGCCGGGCCCGGTGCTGTACGGCAGCGCCATCGACACCACCTGCATCCTGTGGGAGAGCAGGTGTGACCGGAGGGCAGCCTGCAGGTACTACGACAACACCCTCTTCAGGCAGAG GTATCTGGGGCTGCAGTTTTTCTTCGAggtgggtgctttcctgtgcttCGGGGCCGTGTATCTGATCCTCAGCAAGCAGGAGAGGGAAGCCAGCCAGGCACAGGAGACAAAGGCAGAGCCAGAAAAGGAGAAACTGTCAGGAGACTCCATAAAGACCCCGGAATCCAAAGTGTGA
- the SLCO2B1 gene encoding solute carrier organic anion transporter family member 2B1 isoform X2, with the protein MCGQGAACWLAAGWNRFAWLRADRMTSTAPRSSCPDVARKTLCRSPFLSIKFFVFCHGLLQLSQLLVSGYLKSSISTIERRYGLSSQTSGLLASFNEVGNTLLIVFVSYFGSRVHRPRLIGCGAILVSLAGFLMSLPHFITGPYEYDQSVASTFSNTTDLCQPGAPGAGANLSAASCTPHASRENHEVLLVMFMAQALLGIGGVPIQPFGISYIDDFASERNSPLYLGILFSVTVIGPGVAFMLGSAMLRFYVDIDKVGAAEVQLTNKDPRWVGAWWLGFLVAASLVAVSALPYFFFPREMPKEVVRGKDSGSKKREDVLSQLRSRSKHTENLSLPEFIRRFPVVLLRNLRHPVYLLVVLAQVNISAMVAGLATFMGKFLERQFSLTASLANMIIGAVNIPGAMVGIVVGGAILKRFQMSLRQCSALCVLGMLLCLLGAFPLLFLGCPTQKVAGVTYWDSSGFGHHNMECNAQCRCPEKGFNPVCGSNGVEYTSPCSAGCRNVNIDTNNSVLNYTECSCIPGPGLARPGTCGTGCSHLFVPFVVLSCLAGILASTSHTPSFMLILRSIQPEDKSFAVGIQFMLLRVLAWMPGPVLYGSAIDTTCILWESRCDRRAACRYYDNTLFRQRYLGLQFFFEVGAFLCFGAVYLILSKQEREASQAQETKAEPEKEKLSGDSIKTPESKV; encoded by the exons TTCTTTGTGTTCTGCCACgggctgctgcagctctcccagctcctggtCTCCGGCTACCTGAAGAGCTCCATCTCCACCATCGAGAGACGCTACGGCCTCTCCAGCCAGACCTCAGGGCTGCTCGCTTCCTTCAATGAG gttgGGAACACGCTGCTGATTGTCTTCGTCAGCTACTTCGGCAGCCGCGTGCACCGGCCGCGCCTCATCGGCTGCGGGGCCATCCTCGTGTCCCTGGCCGGCTTCCTCATGTCCCTGCCCCACTTCATTACAGGGCCCTACGAGTACGACCAGTCTGTGGCCA GCACCTTCAGCAACACCACGGACCTGTGccagcccggggccccgggggcCGGGGCCAACCTGAGCGCTGCCAGCTGCACCCCCCACGCCTCCAGGGAGAACCACGAGGTTCTCCTGGTCATGTTCATGGcccaggcactgctgggcaTCGGCGGCGTGCCCATCCAGCCCTTTGGCATCTCCTACATCGACGACTTCGCCAGTGAGAGGAACTCCCCCCTCTACCTGG GAATCCTGTTCTCCGTGACGGTCATTGGCCCGGGGGTGGCCTTCATGCTGGGCTCTGCCATGCTGAGGTTCTACGTGGACATCGACAAAGTGGGTGCAG CTGAGGTGCAGCTCACCAACAAGGACCCGCGCTGGGTCGGGGCCTGGTGGCTTGGGTTCCTGGTGGCCGCCAGCCTGGTGGCCGTGTCTGCCCTGCCCTACTTCTTCTTCCCTCGGGAAATGCCGAAAGAG gtggtGAGAGGGAAGGACAGTGGCAGCAAGAAGAGGGAGGACGTGCTGAGCCAGCTCAGGTCGAGATCCAAGCATACGGAGAACCTCTCCCTACCGGAGTTCATCAGAC GTttccctgtggtgctgctgaGGAACCTGCGGCACCCCGTGTACCTGCTGGTGGTGCTGGCTCAGGTCAACATCTCTGCCATGGTTGCTGGGTTAGCAACGTTCATGGGCAAGTTCCTGGAGAGACAATTCTCCCTCACAGCGTCCCTGGCCAACATGATCATTG GTGCCGTGAACATCCCCGGGGCCATGGTGGGGATTGTGGTGGGCGGTGCCATCCTGAAGCGGTTCCAGATGTCCCTGAGGCAGTGCAGTGCCCTGTGTGTGCTGGGcatgctgctctgcctgctcgGGGCCTTTCCCCTGCTCTTCCTGGGCTGCCCCACGCAGAAGGTGGCCGGTGTCACCTACTGGGACAG CTCTGGGTTTGGGCACCACAACATGGAGTGCAACGCGCAGTGTCGCTGCCCCGAGAAGGGCTTCAACCCCGTCTGTGGCTCCAACGGCGTGGAATACACctccccctgctctgctggctgcaggaATGTGAACATCGACACAAACAACTCAGTCCTG AACTACACCGAGTGCAGCTGCATCCCGGGACCGGGGCTCGCCAGGCCGGGCACCTGCGGCACCGGCTGCTCGCACCTCTTCGTGCCCTTCGTGGTCCTGTCCTGCCTGGCGGGGATCCTCGCCAGCACATCCCACACGCCGTCCTTCATGCTCATCCTCAG GAGCATCCAGCCTGAAGACAAATCATTTGCTGTTGGGATACAGTTCATGCTGCTGAGAGTTTTAG CGTGGATGCCGGGCCCGGTGCTGTACGGCAGCGCCATCGACACCACCTGCATCCTGTGGGAGAGCAGGTGTGACCGGAGGGCAGCCTGCAGGTACTACGACAACACCCTCTTCAGGCAGAG GTATCTGGGGCTGCAGTTTTTCTTCGAggtgggtgctttcctgtgcttCGGGGCCGTGTATCTGATCCTCAGCAAGCAGGAGAGGGAAGCCAGCCAGGCACAGGAGACAAAGGCAGAGCCAGAAAAGGAGAAACTGTCAGGAGACTCCATAAAGACCCCGGAATCCAAAGTGTGA
- the SLCO2B1 gene encoding solute carrier organic anion transporter family member 2B1 isoform X3, translating to MVQPPALQFFVFCHGLLQLSQLLVSGYLKSSISTIERRYGLSSQTSGLLASFNEVGNTLLIVFVSYFGSRVHRPRLIGCGAILVSLAGFLMSLPHFITGPYEYDQSVASTFSNTTDLCQPGAPGAGANLSAASCTPHASRENHEVLLVMFMAQALLGIGGVPIQPFGISYIDDFASERNSPLYLGILFSVTVIGPGVAFMLGSAMLRFYVDIDKVGAAEVQLTNKDPRWVGAWWLGFLVAASLVAVSALPYFFFPREMPKEVVRGKDSGSKKREDVLSQLRSRSKHTENLSLPEFIRRFPVVLLRNLRHPVYLLVVLAQVNISAMVAGLATFMGKFLERQFSLTASLANMIIGAVNIPGAMVGIVVGGAILKRFQMSLRQCSALCVLGMLLCLLGAFPLLFLGCPTQKVAGVTYWDSSGFGHHNMECNAQCRCPEKGFNPVCGSNGVEYTSPCSAGCRNVNIDTNNSVLNYTECSCIPGPGLARPGTCGTGCSHLFVPFVVLSCLAGILASTSHTPSFMLILRSIQPEDKSFAVGIQFMLLRVLAWMPGPVLYGSAIDTTCILWESRCDRRAACRYYDNTLFRQRYLGLQFFFEVGAFLCFGAVYLILSKQEREASQAQETKAEPEKEKLSGDSIKTPESKV from the exons TTCTTTGTGTTCTGCCACgggctgctgcagctctcccagctcctggtCTCCGGCTACCTGAAGAGCTCCATCTCCACCATCGAGAGACGCTACGGCCTCTCCAGCCAGACCTCAGGGCTGCTCGCTTCCTTCAATGAG gttgGGAACACGCTGCTGATTGTCTTCGTCAGCTACTTCGGCAGCCGCGTGCACCGGCCGCGCCTCATCGGCTGCGGGGCCATCCTCGTGTCCCTGGCCGGCTTCCTCATGTCCCTGCCCCACTTCATTACAGGGCCCTACGAGTACGACCAGTCTGTGGCCA GCACCTTCAGCAACACCACGGACCTGTGccagcccggggccccgggggcCGGGGCCAACCTGAGCGCTGCCAGCTGCACCCCCCACGCCTCCAGGGAGAACCACGAGGTTCTCCTGGTCATGTTCATGGcccaggcactgctgggcaTCGGCGGCGTGCCCATCCAGCCCTTTGGCATCTCCTACATCGACGACTTCGCCAGTGAGAGGAACTCCCCCCTCTACCTGG GAATCCTGTTCTCCGTGACGGTCATTGGCCCGGGGGTGGCCTTCATGCTGGGCTCTGCCATGCTGAGGTTCTACGTGGACATCGACAAAGTGGGTGCAG CTGAGGTGCAGCTCACCAACAAGGACCCGCGCTGGGTCGGGGCCTGGTGGCTTGGGTTCCTGGTGGCCGCCAGCCTGGTGGCCGTGTCTGCCCTGCCCTACTTCTTCTTCCCTCGGGAAATGCCGAAAGAG gtggtGAGAGGGAAGGACAGTGGCAGCAAGAAGAGGGAGGACGTGCTGAGCCAGCTCAGGTCGAGATCCAAGCATACGGAGAACCTCTCCCTACCGGAGTTCATCAGAC GTttccctgtggtgctgctgaGGAACCTGCGGCACCCCGTGTACCTGCTGGTGGTGCTGGCTCAGGTCAACATCTCTGCCATGGTTGCTGGGTTAGCAACGTTCATGGGCAAGTTCCTGGAGAGACAATTCTCCCTCACAGCGTCCCTGGCCAACATGATCATTG GTGCCGTGAACATCCCCGGGGCCATGGTGGGGATTGTGGTGGGCGGTGCCATCCTGAAGCGGTTCCAGATGTCCCTGAGGCAGTGCAGTGCCCTGTGTGTGCTGGGcatgctgctctgcctgctcgGGGCCTTTCCCCTGCTCTTCCTGGGCTGCCCCACGCAGAAGGTGGCCGGTGTCACCTACTGGGACAG CTCTGGGTTTGGGCACCACAACATGGAGTGCAACGCGCAGTGTCGCTGCCCCGAGAAGGGCTTCAACCCCGTCTGTGGCTCCAACGGCGTGGAATACACctccccctgctctgctggctgcaggaATGTGAACATCGACACAAACAACTCAGTCCTG AACTACACCGAGTGCAGCTGCATCCCGGGACCGGGGCTCGCCAGGCCGGGCACCTGCGGCACCGGCTGCTCGCACCTCTTCGTGCCCTTCGTGGTCCTGTCCTGCCTGGCGGGGATCCTCGCCAGCACATCCCACACGCCGTCCTTCATGCTCATCCTCAG GAGCATCCAGCCTGAAGACAAATCATTTGCTGTTGGGATACAGTTCATGCTGCTGAGAGTTTTAG CGTGGATGCCGGGCCCGGTGCTGTACGGCAGCGCCATCGACACCACCTGCATCCTGTGGGAGAGCAGGTGTGACCGGAGGGCAGCCTGCAGGTACTACGACAACACCCTCTTCAGGCAGAG GTATCTGGGGCTGCAGTTTTTCTTCGAggtgggtgctttcctgtgcttCGGGGCCGTGTATCTGATCCTCAGCAAGCAGGAGAGGGAAGCCAGCCAGGCACAGGAGACAAAGGCAGAGCCAGAAAAGGAGAAACTGTCAGGAGACTCCATAAAGACCCCGGAATCCAAAGTGTGA